The Rhopalosiphum maidis isolate BTI-1 chromosome 1, ASM367621v3, whole genome shotgun sequence genome has a segment encoding these proteins:
- the LOC113557785 gene encoding putative uncharacterized protein DDB_G0287113: protein MFLTSVVLSVCLTTVFAEPFLPNVQANPNFVSQQVPSMTREDQRFSPNMPLSPMEGNQNMYPIPQIPMMQGFQPLLPFNPINQQQLSLLLMSTYARMISLIQLMNMQNRYQPYNQYIDPAVNNFVQPPVPLPYVQQPQVELQNNLQNELLQQQQQQAEAQHKAILDERRIQREYDMEIQRREELIKRQAEEEEIENKQKEIERQLLNEEDIERQRNEAQQQIFEEEQEEIRRKEEELRLQQIEDEKLKQNKEKKLKTRPPTKVIRKSRKPSVN from the exons atTTGCAGAACCATTTCTTCCAAATGTTCaag caaaTCCTAACTTTGTTTCTCAACAAGTGCCATCGATGACACGAGAAGATCAACGTTTTTCTCCGAATATGCCACTTTCACCAATGGAAggaaatcaaaatatgtatccGATTCCACAAATACCAATGATGCAAGGTTTCCAACCTCTATTACCGTTTAATCCCATAAATCAGCAACAATTATCTCTATTATTGATGTCAACGTATGCCAGAATGATCTCATTAATTCAACTGATGAACATGCAAAACAGATATCAACCTTACAATCAATACATTG atccagccgtaaataattttgttcaacCTCCAGTTCCACTGCCATACGTTCAACAACCTCAAGtagaactacaaaataatttgcaaaatgAATTGttgcaacaacaacaacaacaagcAGAAGCACAACATAAAGCGATTTTAGATGAACGAAGAATACAACGTGAATATGACATGGAAATTCAAAGACGTGAAGAGCTTATAAAAAGACAAGCGGAGGAAgaagaaatagaaaataaacaaaaagaaaTAGAACGCCAATTACTTAATGAAGAAGATATAGAAAGGCAAAGAAACGAAGCTCAACAACAAATTTTTGAAGAAGAACAAGAAGAAATAAGAAGAAAAGAAGAAgaattaagacttcaacaaATTGaagatgaaaaattaaaacaaaacaaagaaAAGAAACTAAAAACGAGACCACCGACAAAAGTTATTAGAAAATCACGTAAACCATCAGTAAATTAa